A stretch of the Sorangium aterium genome encodes the following:
- a CDS encoding metallophosphoesterase family protein, whose product MPPSTRFLHTADWQLGLRARFIPGDAGAIVRNERLRTLHRIGAVARETKAEFVIVAGDVFEDHGLRPDTLRLSFEAMTQISVPIYLLPGNHDPLSSDALYRGDVWRRECPRHVHVLGSREPVIVREGVALLGCPLLERQSLGDATEHLTPELGPSGHVRIGVAHGGIKEVLERLVGDGEPLNNAIPADRAARARLDYLALGDWHGLLRIDDRTWYPGTPEATRFKEKDPGNVLEVEIDGPGAVPRVTPHPVAGLEWKKAELRLDGDADLASLQRLLDGFARKDTTLLELTLTGRIDASVRARLDAEILDKARDRFRFLRVRDEQLQTFLGEADVATLPTEGWLGQAVARLRGEIEGTSEVERSRALRLLHYFHGAVS is encoded by the coding sequence ATGCCTCCCTCCACCCGCTTCCTCCACACCGCGGACTGGCAGCTCGGCCTGCGCGCCCGCTTCATCCCCGGGGACGCAGGCGCCATAGTGCGCAACGAGCGGCTCCGGACGCTCCACCGCATCGGTGCGGTCGCCCGCGAAACCAAGGCCGAGTTCGTCATCGTCGCTGGTGACGTCTTCGAGGACCACGGCCTGCGCCCGGATACTCTGCGCCTCTCCTTCGAGGCGATGACCCAGATCTCCGTGCCGATCTACCTCCTTCCTGGCAACCACGATCCGCTCAGCTCGGATGCCCTCTACCGCGGCGACGTCTGGCGACGGGAGTGCCCGCGCCACGTCCACGTCCTCGGCTCGCGCGAGCCGGTGATCGTTCGCGAGGGGGTCGCGCTCCTCGGTTGTCCCCTCCTGGAACGGCAAAGCCTCGGCGACGCCACCGAGCATCTCACGCCCGAGCTCGGCCCCAGCGGCCACGTGCGCATCGGCGTTGCGCACGGCGGCATCAAGGAGGTCCTCGAGCGTCTGGTGGGCGACGGCGAGCCCCTCAACAACGCCATACCTGCGGACCGCGCCGCCCGCGCCCGCCTCGACTATCTCGCGCTCGGCGACTGGCACGGGCTCCTGCGCATCGACGACCGTACGTGGTATCCAGGGACGCCGGAGGCGACGAGGTTCAAGGAGAAGGACCCAGGCAATGTCCTGGAGGTGGAGATCGATGGCCCCGGCGCGGTGCCGCGTGTGACACCGCACCCGGTGGCCGGCCTCGAATGGAAGAAGGCCGAGCTCCGCCTCGACGGAGATGCCGATCTCGCCAGCCTCCAGCGCCTCCTCGACGGGTTCGCCCGCAAGGACACCACCCTGCTCGAGCTCACGCTGACGGGGAGGATCGACGCGTCGGTGCGAGCCCGTCTGGACGCCGAAATCCTGGACAAGGCGCGCGACCGCTTCCGCTTCCTGCGGGTGCGCGACGAGCAGCTGCAGACCTTCCTCGGCGAAGCCGATGTGGCGACCCTCCCCACCGAAGGTTGGCTCGGGCAGGCTGTCGCACGGCTCCGCGGCGAGATCGAAGGGACATCGGAAGTGGAGCGCTCCCGAGCGCTTCGTCTGCTCCACTACTTTCACGGGGCGGTGTCATGA
- a CDS encoding LuxR C-terminal-related transcriptional regulator encodes MWKGMGLGKREQQTMWDLNGALGASLDLHSVLKDAYRLLLPLVGADYGALAVTWSERAGEYEWIAENLPPAFFGSYEAMAPHDFVHSSVQAKMQIVVCDSEMIDRRAFERNMMYHRARELGSPIEQVIAVMLHASGGLQSGLSLYRKRRRPFTEREQRMLQLLTPAIANAVRNCWLFAKEARPAKQIEMVHPAPQVPTVLDARLTPRERQVVSAIIRGLSNHEIAEELGCSLNTVKKHVQHIFEKLGVESRQMLRYRARRGA; translated from the coding sequence ATGTGGAAGGGGATGGGGCTCGGAAAACGCGAGCAGCAGACGATGTGGGACCTGAACGGCGCGCTCGGGGCGTCGCTCGACCTACACTCGGTGTTGAAAGATGCGTACCGCCTGCTCCTGCCGCTCGTCGGGGCCGACTATGGCGCGCTCGCTGTGACCTGGTCGGAGCGCGCCGGCGAGTACGAGTGGATCGCCGAGAACCTGCCCCCGGCATTCTTCGGATCTTACGAGGCCATGGCGCCGCACGACTTCGTACACAGCTCGGTGCAGGCGAAGATGCAAATCGTCGTGTGCGACTCCGAGATGATAGACAGGCGGGCGTTCGAGCGGAACATGATGTACCACCGGGCGCGCGAGTTGGGCTCGCCGATCGAGCAGGTGATCGCCGTCATGCTGCACGCTAGCGGTGGTCTTCAGAGCGGGCTTTCACTGTACCGGAAGCGGCGGCGCCCGTTCACCGAGCGCGAGCAGAGGATGTTGCAGTTGCTCACCCCAGCGATCGCCAACGCTGTCCGCAACTGCTGGTTGTTCGCAAAGGAAGCGCGTCCTGCCAAGCAGATTGAGATGGTCCATCCCGCCCCACAGGTGCCCACCGTGCTGGACGCACGTCTCACGCCTCGCGAACGCCAGGTGGTTTCCGCGATAATCCGTGGGCTGAGCAATCATGAGATCGCTGAAGAGCTAGGCTGCAGCCTGAACACGGTGAAGAAGCACGTGCAGCACATCTTCGAGAAGCTTGGCGTGGAAAGCCGCCAGATGCTCCGGTACCGGGCGAGACGCGGCGCGTGA
- a CDS encoding N-acyl amino acid synthase FeeM domain-containing protein: MKKRIRVSVADTPTRIAEAQRVRNQVFVREKGLLNYEAATIDWEMDIYDDLETTLHFIAYVDDAPVATARLIGHNLDVARAIGQPLGIDLASRYDLGPFVAAGVSLAEVSRMCIVPQHRGTAVLCELYLAMYRESLRVGLTHWVGAGNAETDALEDAEVAYRIAERRGLVSPRWRIAPRPGANADGPSTRPLYTPAERARARAGDLQGLKFPRTLETFAHLAARYMGGPIRERGYTVCSLPLVVELADVVHTRAFLRSLGCP, from the coding sequence ATGAAGAAGAGAATTCGCGTCAGTGTCGCTGATACCCCGACGAGGATCGCGGAAGCTCAGCGCGTGCGAAATCAGGTGTTCGTGAGAGAGAAGGGGCTCCTGAATTATGAGGCTGCCACCATCGATTGGGAGATGGATATCTACGACGATCTTGAGACGACGCTTCACTTCATCGCTTATGTCGATGATGCCCCAGTCGCGACCGCACGCCTCATCGGGCATAACCTGGACGTGGCACGAGCGATCGGGCAGCCGCTCGGCATCGATCTCGCCTCGCGTTACGACCTCGGTCCGTTCGTGGCGGCAGGCGTCTCGCTCGCGGAGGTGTCGCGGATGTGCATCGTCCCGCAGCACCGGGGAACGGCCGTGCTGTGCGAGCTCTATCTCGCCATGTACCGCGAGAGCCTGCGCGTTGGTCTGACGCACTGGGTTGGCGCGGGCAACGCGGAGACAGATGCTCTCGAGGACGCGGAGGTGGCGTACCGGATCGCAGAGCGCCGCGGCCTCGTCAGCCCTCGCTGGCGGATCGCGCCGAGACCTGGCGCGAACGCGGACGGACCGTCGACGCGGCCGCTCTACACCCCGGCGGAGCGCGCCCGGGCACGCGCTGGCGACCTCCAGGGGCTGAAGTTTCCGCGCACGCTGGAGACCTTCGCCCATCTCGCGGCGCGTTACATGGGGGGGCCCATACGGGAACGGGGCTACACCGTTTGCTCGCTGCCGCTCGTCGTGGAGCTCGCCGACGTCGTGCACACCAGGGCGTTTCTGCGCTCTCTCGGCTGCCCCTGA
- a CDS encoding iron-containing redox enzyme family protein, with product MRDLVFRLDREADKLIDSLDKHPIARTLFAGTIAADHYAEYLEQTHHYVGVAHELLRASGERLLTMHRHPLLARLLIEKSEEEAGHDAWARDDRAALGFGAASSGPNVAVQAYIFGHRFEAETGSGAAFLGTAYVLEALSARRASSTVRNLLLRSRIPGIEGAVTFLRAHGEADHGHIARLATILRGFTAPEDSEAILRSARRTRLYFPGFFSSPR from the coding sequence ATGAGAGACCTCGTTTTTAGGCTCGACCGCGAGGCGGACAAACTGATCGACAGTCTCGATAAACACCCGATTGCGCGGACGCTCTTCGCCGGGACCATCGCCGCCGATCACTACGCGGAGTATCTCGAGCAGACGCATCATTACGTCGGAGTGGCCCACGAGCTGCTCCGCGCGTCGGGCGAGCGCTTGCTCACGATGCACCGGCACCCCCTCCTGGCGCGCCTGCTGATCGAAAAGTCCGAGGAGGAAGCCGGTCATGACGCCTGGGCGCGCGACGATCGCGCGGCGCTCGGATTCGGGGCAGCTAGCTCGGGTCCTAACGTTGCCGTCCAGGCGTACATCTTCGGTCACCGCTTTGAGGCGGAGACGGGCTCCGGTGCGGCCTTTCTCGGCACCGCGTACGTGCTCGAGGCGCTCTCTGCGCGTAGGGCGTCGAGCACCGTGCGCAACCTCCTCCTGAGGAGCCGGATCCCGGGGATCGAGGGAGCCGTGACGTTCCTGCGGGCACACGGTGAGGCGGACCATGGCCACATCGCCCGGCTCGCCACCATCCTGCGCGGCTTCACTGCGCCGGAGGACAGCGAAGCGATCCTCCGCTCGGCGCGCCGTACGCGGCTGTACTTCCCCGGATTCTTCTCGTCACCTCGCTGA
- a CDS encoding response regulator transcription factor — protein MKPQQIFHSERLSDLSDLRARSVELCASQHAPAERRTSPVLTPRQRDVAALLVGTGLSYKQIAARLELSEGTVRTHTERIYRALGVHSRPELTVALLPPGRGYPLAPLA, from the coding sequence ATGAAACCCCAGCAGATCTTCCACTCCGAACGCCTTAGCGACCTCAGTGACCTCCGGGCGCGCAGCGTCGAGCTATGCGCCTCCCAGCACGCGCCCGCGGAACGACGGACGAGCCCGGTGCTCACCCCTCGCCAGCGCGACGTGGCCGCGTTGCTCGTCGGAACAGGCCTGTCGTACAAGCAGATCGCCGCCCGGCTCGAGCTGAGCGAGGGGACCGTCCGGACGCACACGGAGCGAATCTATCGGGCTCTCGGCGTTCACTCGCGCCCTGAGCTTACCGTCGCCCTCCTGCCGCCGGGCCGGGGCTATCCGCTGGCACCGCTAGCCTGA
- a CDS encoding sigma-54 factor interaction domain-containing protein produces MAYTTSLDLEPEVEQRIKQLADVDEDVLVTGPSGSGKSALARRIHDLSVRRRGQFIPQNCGAIPGELAESTLFGHERGAFTTAHTAAPGIVEAANQGTLFLDEIGELPLAVQAKLLTLLQDRRYRPLGSVKDRPANFRLIAATNRDLLERCNQGLFREDLYHRINVLPLTLRPLRDAPERVQRIAAEEVKRLNMPEELGSQVLSVVKRLTLHPAAWPGNIRELLTFVRRCVLGVEAEEHRILGEWARWRRSESAERLTALAPSVSPSLADRERYAGMIHELAGRGARPKAAVSRKGSLELASRLLDVFPEPLPMDDVQAVLGARDRRTLTANVELLVKHGLVQVSAGGVVASWPPATSALIGLRQSERIPAGPGEILSLARGDRIRIEITSKLAGTLGVMLVTHGSGGTWAPEVIVEGKELRASKTTAIEIELDGAGGLEQILLHVGPPGRRGGRLVEPTLTAVIMPDSAALERGRRMALERWHDGWLAEHLVFHTQGN; encoded by the coding sequence ATGGCGTACACGACCAGCCTCGACCTCGAGCCAGAGGTCGAGCAGCGAATCAAGCAGTTGGCCGATGTGGACGAAGACGTGCTCGTCACGGGCCCGAGCGGCTCAGGGAAGAGCGCCTTGGCCCGGCGAATTCACGATCTCAGCGTCCGCCGGCGCGGGCAGTTCATTCCCCAGAACTGCGGCGCGATCCCCGGGGAGCTGGCGGAGAGCACCCTCTTCGGCCACGAGCGCGGGGCGTTCACGACCGCGCACACGGCCGCGCCCGGCATCGTCGAGGCGGCGAACCAGGGAACGCTCTTCCTCGACGAAATCGGGGAGCTCCCGCTCGCCGTCCAGGCCAAGCTGCTCACCCTGCTCCAGGATCGCAGGTATCGCCCGCTGGGCAGCGTCAAGGATCGGCCCGCGAACTTCCGGCTCATCGCCGCGACGAACCGGGATCTGCTCGAGCGGTGCAATCAGGGGCTCTTCCGCGAGGATCTCTATCACCGGATCAACGTCCTCCCGCTCACGCTGCGCCCCTTGCGCGACGCTCCTGAGCGGGTGCAGCGGATCGCGGCCGAGGAGGTGAAGCGCTTGAACATGCCCGAGGAGCTCGGGAGCCAGGTGCTGTCCGTCGTGAAGCGCCTCACCCTTCACCCGGCGGCGTGGCCCGGCAACATCCGCGAGCTCCTCACCTTCGTGCGGCGCTGCGTCCTCGGCGTGGAGGCGGAGGAGCACCGGATCCTCGGTGAGTGGGCGCGCTGGCGGAGGTCCGAGAGCGCGGAGCGCCTCACGGCGCTCGCGCCGAGCGTCAGCCCGTCGCTGGCCGACCGAGAGCGCTACGCCGGGATGATTCATGAGCTCGCAGGGCGCGGGGCTCGCCCGAAGGCCGCGGTCTCCCGGAAAGGCTCCCTTGAGCTCGCGTCGCGCCTCCTCGACGTCTTCCCCGAGCCGCTCCCCATGGACGATGTCCAGGCCGTGCTGGGGGCGCGTGACCGACGCACGCTCACCGCCAACGTGGAACTGCTCGTGAAGCACGGGCTGGTTCAGGTCTCCGCCGGCGGTGTCGTGGCGTCGTGGCCGCCGGCGACGTCGGCGCTCATCGGGCTCCGTCAGAGCGAGAGGATCCCCGCCGGGCCCGGGGAGATCCTCTCGCTTGCCCGTGGCGATCGGATCCGCATCGAGATCACCTCGAAGCTCGCCGGGACGCTCGGCGTCATGCTCGTCACCCACGGGTCGGGAGGCACGTGGGCGCCGGAGGTGATCGTCGAAGGGAAGGAGCTGCGCGCGTCGAAGACGACGGCAATTGAGATCGAGCTCGACGGCGCCGGGGGACTCGAGCAGATCCTTCTACACGTCGGGCCGCCCGGGCGCCGCGGCGGGCGCCTGGTCGAACCTACGCTCACCGCGGTCATCATGCCCGATTCCGCGGCGCTGGAGCGAGGCCGACGGATGGCGCTCGAACGGTGGCACGACGGGTGGCTGGCCGAGCACCTCGTGTTCCACACACAGGGCAACTGA
- a CDS encoding DUF6119 family protein yields the protein MAAKKTATAAAKTTGVGAHRPKVQHLSVLLMKMGISSKGNALKEPQSVTSHAIDTKLLPNSSFYTETQRPKTPKWVDFVEEGLKGKLSIHGTTVSAVLFVETGGRCFAFTFGFGRNLLRPESIERDFGLKVVLNRVDPENLRSIDLKNFEALTIHTRRQTSRGSTLDTFGINTAQDLLRSVTGNPEDQRFAKRVAGSDGLALAATLTLQDLPQKCAQLLSAYNDTRYKQRFEFVDQLKSIRDPSMITKLDQALEQKLHTKDFTGIHLAPPEPQDWENVESFNYSFDRKQTFTDLDIDDYISVVGRPPTADELKKHVIGVTYKGSSHSVRKWTVRDSLVCEITINGQIFVLSSGDWFEVARDFADRILNRVKELTSSFSLPKAKLGEREASYNKRVANQKKYAHMDCKLNNTYGTPIEVCDLFTISKKFIHVKRNRVSATLSHLFAQGVVSAEAFASDERFRHELRRQLRSLDATFLSFIPAADARPIPSEYEVVYAIITKPDPKWPASLPFFSQLNLVNSSDRISRMGFRVSLVRIDAT from the coding sequence ATGGCAGCAAAAAAAACGGCGACGGCGGCTGCAAAGACGACCGGCGTCGGCGCCCACCGCCCCAAGGTCCAGCACCTCAGCGTGCTGCTCATGAAGATGGGCATCTCCTCGAAAGGGAACGCGCTAAAAGAACCGCAGTCTGTAACGTCGCACGCGATCGACACGAAGCTGCTTCCAAACAGCTCATTCTACACCGAGACGCAGCGACCCAAAACCCCGAAGTGGGTAGACTTCGTAGAAGAAGGCCTAAAAGGCAAGCTGTCCATCCATGGGACTACCGTATCGGCGGTCCTGTTTGTAGAGACCGGCGGACGGTGCTTCGCGTTCACCTTCGGCTTCGGTCGCAACCTGTTGAGGCCAGAGTCAATCGAGCGTGACTTTGGCCTAAAAGTCGTCCTCAACAGAGTCGACCCAGAGAATCTCAGAAGCATCGACCTCAAGAATTTCGAGGCGCTCACCATTCATACAAGGCGCCAGACCAGCCGAGGCTCGACGCTCGATACATTCGGAATTAACACGGCGCAGGATCTCCTTCGCTCTGTCACTGGAAACCCTGAGGATCAGAGGTTCGCGAAGCGCGTCGCTGGTTCGGACGGCCTCGCGCTCGCGGCGACGTTGACGCTCCAAGATCTTCCCCAGAAGTGCGCGCAGCTTCTCAGCGCGTACAATGACACCAGGTACAAACAAAGGTTTGAATTCGTCGATCAACTGAAGAGCATCCGCGATCCTAGCATGATCACAAAGCTCGATCAGGCGCTCGAGCAAAAGCTACATACCAAAGATTTCACAGGCATACACCTGGCCCCGCCAGAGCCCCAAGACTGGGAAAACGTCGAAAGCTTCAACTACTCATTCGATCGAAAACAAACATTCACGGATCTCGACATCGATGACTACATCTCGGTCGTCGGCCGACCTCCAACGGCCGACGAGCTGAAGAAACACGTCATTGGGGTCACCTACAAGGGTTCGAGCCACAGCGTCAGAAAATGGACAGTGCGTGACTCTCTGGTCTGCGAAATCACCATCAATGGGCAGATATTCGTACTGTCCAGCGGCGACTGGTTTGAGGTTGCGAGGGACTTCGCGGACCGCATCCTCAACAGGGTCAAGGAGCTCACAAGCTCGTTCTCGCTGCCCAAGGCGAAGCTCGGCGAGCGGGAGGCATCGTACAATAAGCGCGTGGCGAACCAAAAGAAGTACGCTCACATGGATTGCAAGCTGAACAATACCTACGGGACACCGATCGAAGTCTGCGACCTCTTTACGATTTCAAAAAAGTTCATCCACGTCAAGAGAAATCGAGTATCGGCCACACTCAGCCATTTATTCGCTCAAGGGGTCGTATCGGCGGAGGCATTCGCCTCAGACGAGCGTTTCAGACACGAACTGAGGCGCCAGCTCCGGTCCCTCGACGCGACCTTCCTCTCCTTCATTCCGGCAGCAGACGCTCGGCCTATCCCGTCCGAGTATGAGGTCGTGTACGCAATCATTACCAAACCAGACCCGAAGTGGCCTGCTTCTCTGCCGTTCTTTAGCCAGCTCAATCTGGTCAATTCGAGCGACCGCATCAGCAGGATGGGGTTCCGTGTTTCTCTGGTGAGAATTGACGCGACCTAG
- a CDS encoding DUF2169 family type VI secretion system accessory protein: MSALPRGAVTPLKGAAAAAIAWRTQGRHYITVIAKASFAFAIDAVMWRTDPQEILPVEVHHGKNPARSVRWSGDLAPYLGRADVVFTGDAHAPRGTEVQSLPVRLAVYSAGGWVLDKRLLVRDKGPFRQIPLVYERAVGGANGWENPFDGEPMDGPASILDLQDPARPAGFAPLARASPVRRRLLGSTPRKALEGPNADIPAGFDWSYFQAAPADQRIAFLQGDEWIVLEHVNPAAPRLQMRLPGARGVARLRGLDAASSAAADGELLELNADTLRIDGVEQRCTVVWRRVFPVSGEDALAAVRIVAGVEIEGEEIAWPDMPLEEQERVQPAHPPSLRLDSQETARIEVAPDGAGEARLAPELPISLSAEDVELVDPPPPLSAASLFRTLALPQEPDEPSMRAPALPFGPAAPAPASQDELEPVAAQLPALFTSTTLLSREDEARITVQPATPFPAAPPLPPRLAPELPIPGAPWSGERAARAPSAPVEPATSATSAPTATACFEAPLDTTTTAVPGLVSEASEPPAASRFFHELRRDGDGDAVPEPLPPLGEGDEVSLERCAIVAAELAERPVPRADVLRAHGLSDERWGQAETRWQEAIAEEARRRERPLRDRFDAAYLAAWEAIRGVLHPTDYARLVVATERDGAAAALDSLAIRRTVWAQMKRLWARRLAGDPRLRAHVEAEIATLRGAPRHSAESNAPAAQAG; encoded by the coding sequence ATGAGCGCGCTCCCGCGCGGCGCCGTGACGCCGCTGAAAGGCGCCGCGGCCGCCGCCATCGCCTGGCGCACGCAGGGCCGGCACTACATCACCGTCATCGCCAAGGCGAGCTTCGCCTTTGCGATCGATGCGGTGATGTGGCGGACCGATCCGCAGGAGATCCTCCCCGTCGAGGTCCACCATGGCAAAAACCCGGCGCGGAGCGTCCGCTGGAGCGGGGACCTCGCGCCCTACCTCGGTCGGGCCGATGTGGTCTTCACCGGAGATGCGCACGCGCCGCGCGGCACCGAGGTCCAGTCCTTGCCGGTGCGGCTCGCTGTCTACAGCGCGGGCGGCTGGGTGCTCGACAAGCGCCTCCTCGTCCGCGACAAGGGCCCTTTCCGGCAGATACCCCTCGTGTACGAGAGGGCGGTTGGCGGCGCGAACGGATGGGAGAACCCGTTCGATGGGGAGCCGATGGACGGCCCGGCCAGCATCCTCGACCTCCAGGATCCCGCACGCCCCGCTGGCTTCGCGCCGCTCGCGCGCGCCTCGCCGGTGCGCCGTCGGCTGCTCGGCAGCACCCCTCGCAAGGCGCTCGAGGGGCCGAACGCCGACATCCCCGCGGGCTTCGACTGGTCGTACTTCCAGGCGGCGCCTGCGGACCAGCGGATCGCATTCCTGCAAGGCGATGAGTGGATCGTGCTCGAGCACGTGAATCCGGCGGCTCCACGGCTCCAGATGCGCTTGCCCGGGGCGCGCGGGGTGGCGCGGCTCCGGGGGCTCGACGCCGCGTCCTCCGCCGCGGCAGACGGCGAGCTGCTCGAGCTCAACGCCGACACGCTTCGCATCGACGGCGTCGAGCAGCGCTGCACGGTCGTGTGGCGCCGGGTCTTCCCCGTCTCCGGTGAGGACGCCCTCGCGGCCGTGCGGATCGTGGCCGGCGTCGAGATCGAAGGCGAGGAGATCGCATGGCCCGACATGCCCCTCGAGGAGCAGGAGCGCGTGCAGCCGGCGCATCCGCCTTCCCTCCGCCTGGACTCCCAGGAGACCGCCCGGATCGAGGTCGCGCCCGACGGCGCGGGCGAGGCGCGGCTCGCCCCGGAGCTCCCGATCAGCCTCTCCGCCGAGGACGTCGAGCTCGTCGATCCTCCGCCTCCGTTGTCCGCCGCGTCCCTCTTTCGAACGCTCGCGCTCCCCCAGGAGCCGGACGAGCCGTCGATGCGCGCGCCGGCGCTCCCCTTCGGGCCCGCGGCCCCTGCGCCGGCGTCGCAGGACGAGCTTGAACCGGTCGCAGCTCAACTCCCTGCCCTCTTCACCAGCACGACGCTCCTGTCGCGCGAGGACGAGGCGCGGATCACTGTTCAGCCCGCGACGCCGTTTCCTGCCGCGCCGCCGCTTCCGCCGCGCCTCGCGCCCGAGCTGCCGATCCCTGGCGCGCCCTGGTCCGGCGAGCGCGCTGCGCGGGCGCCTTCCGCGCCCGTGGAGCCCGCGACCTCCGCGACCTCCGCGCCGACGGCGACCGCGTGCTTCGAGGCTCCCCTCGACACCACCACCACCGCCGTCCCGGGGCTCGTCTCGGAAGCGTCCGAGCCGCCGGCCGCGTCTCGCTTCTTTCACGAGCTCCGACGCGACGGCGACGGCGACGCAGTCCCGGAGCCGCTCCCGCCGCTCGGCGAGGGCGACGAGGTCAGCCTCGAGCGGTGCGCGATCGTCGCGGCCGAGCTCGCAGAGCGGCCGGTCCCCCGGGCCGACGTGCTCCGCGCGCACGGCCTCTCCGATGAGCGCTGGGGGCAGGCCGAGACGCGATGGCAAGAGGCGATAGCGGAGGAGGCCCGACGCCGCGAGCGACCGCTCCGCGATCGGTTCGATGCAGCCTATCTCGCCGCCTGGGAGGCCATCCGCGGCGTCTTGCATCCGACCGATTACGCGCGACTCGTCGTCGCGACCGAGCGCGACGGCGCGGCCGCGGCCCTCGACTCGCTCGCCATTCGACGCACCGTGTGGGCGCAAATGAAGCGGCTCTGGGCCAGGCGGCTCGCCGGCGATCCACGCCTGAGAGCGCACGTCGAGGCCGAGATCGCGACGCTGCGCGGAGCTCCGCGGCATTCCGCGGAGAGCAACGCCCCCGCGGCGCAGGCCGGCTGA